A stretch of DNA from Candida dubliniensis CD36 chromosome 6, complete sequence:
caaaacaaGGAAAGCACGTACAGTTCAATCACTTCCGGTTCATTGGTTGTTAATTTTATAGGTTTTCTGGTGGTATTTAGATTTAAATGACTTTCATCGTCATCGTCACTCAATTCGATAATCTGTCTTGGTTCCATATTTTGGTTGCAAAGAGAGTTGTCAAAAAAATGACTCTATGTCAGTTGAAAAATGGAGAgttgaatgaaaaaaaaaattcagaAACCCCGAATCAAATAAAGCGAGTGAGCGagtaaattgaaaaaaaaaaaagaacaaaacGAAACTTCAAAGGGAACAGCAAAAAAATGTACACACACTCTTTGATTCTGTCAACACAAATTCACACCCTGTGAACTTAGGAACCCttgttgaatcaatttattagaGAGCGTTGATCTTATCTTTGGGTATATAAGCAAACTTTAGAGAACATTATGTCGTTAAGAAGATATTCTGGTAGTTCCCCTAGGATCAATGATTATGACCTGCGCACAGTTGACGAATCGCTTTATTCCTTGAAAGAAGTCtacaatacaataaaaTATGACTGGCCTCAAATGCTTCGGGAAGACGCAAATCCAATAGAAATGGCAGTAGCGTTGTTAGATGATACTTCAGTTGGGTTAGCTCATCGATTGCAAGAATTCAACATGTTGAAAGAGAGTTCAGAACAAGCTTTACGTAGTGTGGTTAACGAGCATTATGATTTATTCAACAAAAGTATGGCATCATATAATACTTTACTAACTACAATGAAAACTTCACAAGAGGACTCTTTGGAAATTAAGGATTTTTTGGAATACTCCAACAAAGAGGTGCACGATCGATCGGCAGTGTTGGGTGAATTATCGCTGGCTTCTGCCAAGTATTCGGAAATGATTGAAGTATTGGATGCAATGGCTGAAATGAACGAAATACCAGGGAAAATCGATCAATTGGTCATTGATAAGAAGATTCATGAAGTGTATGATGTTATTTCCGAAGGATATACAACAGCAGAAAAGTATAATTTGTGGTCATTGCCAGCAATGAATGGGATAAAGACATATCTTGAAGAACAATCCAATAAGCTATTTGATATGATTATTGATGAACTACAGAATGagatttatttaaaatacAATAGAAACCCACAAGAAGGTGCCATTGCTTGGGacaatattattcattCTAGCAATCCACAATTGACATCCTTTGTGACTTTGTTAGATCTGAAGAATTTAgaacaatttattttcaattcagcAAATTTGGATATATCAGAAGTGGTAGATTTTTTGACTTCTCCAGTGAAGAATTTTTTGGTCAATCAATTACCGGATCTTCATGCTCACAATAGTAAGAATGATGGAGTCATTGATTACAAAATCTTATTAGACTCTACTCTGAATCCAAACACCGAgtcattttattatatttatatgcTTTTACTTACAGCATCCAAACTTAACAGATTGAACCAAGCAGTTGAGGTTTTACTTGACACCAATCAGCTGGAGTTGCATGGTCTAATCAACAGAACAATAGAGGCCGTTAAGCTGCGAAATGGACACGCATTATCCAAGTTGTCTAAAATGCAACACCTTGACCATGGCTCTTTGTTTGATGTTATTGTACATGGTTCATTTAGTGATTCTGCTGTTGTTCTTTTACAGGATTTGTTTGGATCTATCTTTATTAGGTGTTTGGCTACTTTCCAACGACATAAAGTGGTAACTCAAATAGTGACCTTATTGCAAGACGGAAAATCGCCATCGACCCCAAAAATTGTTGCGGAAAGCACACCTACTTTTGATAGTCCTCAAACAGGGAAACCGGATACATTCCATGCTCGTAATTTGTTTACAATTTGGAATACAATCCAAAAGGAATTGAAGTCATTAATGTTGAATTACATTTATGATGACCACAACTATAAATTGCACCCTTTGGCAGATACCACTGGCGCCACCAATCGTAATAAGATTTCAAGTGCTTTAGGGAAAAAggaattgtttaaatttgaGGATGTGACTTATAATCCTTCTAATCAAACATCGAAAGAAATACTTGATGTGTTAGCTGATGTGTTTCCTGGATATAGCATTTCAGATGACACTAAGAATGGATCTATTATAGAAACTGCTACCCCATATGTTAAGCATGAGTCTTTTAATGCAACTGTTGAAGTGTTAGTTCCCAAgaatttgttcaatatgAGAATTATCTTAGAgttctttttaatttttattgatgGATCACAAAGGATTTTTTTCGAATTTGAAGATGAGAGAACTAGAGGAGTTCATACCAGAAaatcatttcatttctttgaaGATTTCATgaaaatatcttttttgTCGTATTTGCGTAACACAATCGAGTTTAATTTTGGTGAACAAGTTGGTGGTGCCTACTCTATGAAAATTGAACAAGCAATGCCAGTGAATTCAGGATTGAAATTGGACTTGATTTCTTTGAGTCAAGATTCAAATTTTAAGATTCTTGGTAATGCAGTTAGTAATATTGAATCCAATTTGATCATTTATGAGAATGCTTAtaactttaaaaaaatgtttCTTGAATTGTGTTTGATATTAAACACTTCATTATCATATCGTGAGAATTTCTCCGGGGCAGTGTTGAAGACGTTAgagaatttttcaaatgagTACAACAAGTTGTATCAGGAGTTATTGTCTACTGGTGAAGGCACAAACATTGTGCGACCACCTCTGAGAATAAGTAAGTGGATGAAGATACCAGTATTAACTGAGATCAGCGGTAAGATTCTTCAACGTGGGGTGCAGGGAGAAACTGCTATTGAATTAGAAGAACTAATTGAATCGGAATCTAAGGTGATTTTACATGATGAAACTGTTACACATCAAGAAGATTTGTTAGACCACGAGGCGTATGCccaaattgtttatttgttattaaCTACGACATGGATACTTTCATGGTTACCTTTGGTTAAAAAGGAGTCCAACTATAGTATCTACGATGACGAGCAAAATAAGACTATCAAAGTTTCAACAGTGGACAAATTGCGATACAATTGGAcatttttagaaaatgGAAGACAGGCAATCAACTTCACCCCGGATGGAACTGATATTGTGCAATACAATATTTATCTTGCTTTGAATTCAGAGAAGATTGgtgatttcaataatgttATTCATAACTTTGAATCGATCAGAGATAAGACTTTATTGGCCTTGAGATACGAATTGAGGTGTAAAGCAGTATACTTTGTCACTATGTCTTTTAAACATGTTGATTGGTGTCCTGTAACTGAGCCAGGTGATGCTGACCATTTTATTGTCAACTTGAATCAAGAAATCTTTGCCATGGATAATAAGTTATCTAAAACTGTTAGTAACATTGAACGAGAAAGTATATTTCTTGGATTTTCTCAATTCCttaatgatttgataattacCAGATCCAAAGGTGTAAGAAAGATTAATAGCAACGGTATTAAGAGAATTTTATTGAACATTTCCACGGTGCAACAAATGTTAAGAAACTTATCTTCTAACCCAGAGACAATTGATTTCACCAAGGCATCagaatattttgaattgtttaccatgaatgaattcaatttacTTAGATTCATCAAGAGCAAACGTGACAACTATACAAAGGAAGCCTACCATACTTTGGCCAGATTGATTTATAGTGAGAAATTGGCTGATGGTAAAGGTTCACAGTTTAATAAAGGGAAGtataatgatttgattaagAAAATTGACGGAAtatttgaacaaaaaagagaaaCATAATTTTTGGAGGGCATAttgttatatatatgtgtagtattaattaaaaaatcatcatgaAAACTAAACTAGTagaattataattatatgaTTATTCTCTAAAAACAAAGcaacttcttttttataTGTACGTTTAATCTAGCAACAATTTCTAGGAGGGCCACGTTTAATTCTATAGTGTTCCATTAATCTTTCGGCAACAAATCTTCCAATACCAGAGCCAATAACCACAGCAAAGAAATAAGTCAAAGTGTAGGTCATAGCAGCCAACATCAAGGAATAAGCAAACAAATCTGGAATAATACATAATGCAAGTCTAATAATATCtcttgaaattgttgatgctAAAGATAATGACTTACCGGTACCACGAGGTTTAGTGGTTTCTTCATGTTGTGGAGAATTCTGTTTATCAATACTTTCATCGGAAACAACTTCTTTTTCAGTATCATCACAACATGATTTaactggtggtggttgcAAATTGGCACTATGTTGAGAAATTCCTTGTTCGACTTCAacataattattatttttccaaacaatttcttcaagATAATTTCGAACAAATTCCAACATTCTAGCAAGGAAAGCAACAAAGaataacaaaacaaatatcCCAAAGGCTTGAGCTTTGGTGCTAGCTCTTAAATCTCTGAATACAACAGGATAATCTTTATATGATGCCGTGAGCCACATGTTCATTGCCATATGAGAAGATCCATGATCCATACCTTCCATAGCCATACCCAGCGAAGTACTAGATGACATTGCCATGTCCATTGTCGATGAAGCCATTTCCATAACTGCTGAAGTGACTGACATGGCCATTGATGAGGCTGGATCACTCATATGCATATGACCTTCGTGTCTTTTTAAGAATTCCATAATGTAGTATCAGATGTGTTGTGGTACTTTTAAgttaaaaatatatatgttaTCGGGTGAAGGTGATAATATGTAACTTGAAATTGAGATAAGGAAATTCCAAGGATAGAAATAAACTCGAGTTTAAATAGTTTGTGAATTCACTAGGGAAGGAAGGAGGAAGAATGAGCTAATTAGGCAAGGCCAAAGAAATGAATGTTAATAAAGAATATGGggtttgaaaataataagaaaaaagaaaaacatgAGCAAAATAACATGTTATTTAAAGGGTTGAAGAATATTTGCTCATAGTTgtgatttaataattagGACATGTAACAATTAATCTCGATATATATTaatcattatattttaattgTGTTTGTGTTTCTGGTTGGTTAGTTGGTTTGAGATTGATGAGAATGagcaaattttcaattaccTAAATTGATCAAAGCGCACAATGATTGATAGCAAGATGAGGCGAGAATGCCGAAcccgaaaaaaaaaaaaaaaaaatcgaaACATAAAATTCGTATAGAAATGAGAATGTTCTTAACTTCCTAAAATTGACAGagtttaataatattaatctACAACCAATCTCGAAAGATATTGGTTCAAACTTTGTCTAGTGAACCGAGATTACGACATGTTTCTCAACATATAATTTCTAAAGATCAATTAGGACTCCCGGTCAATTGCACACTttcattgataaaaaacaaaccaattcattatttgtgTGAATAACATTATCTataacaaaacaaatctATATAGCACTTTTAGTGCTTAGTATaatattaacaataaacaatacTTTTAAGCGAAATGCAACTTATGCCAAACAAAATGGGGGGTGGGAGATGTGTTAACTAACTCTGTTTACTGTAGGGACATCTGACTTTTGGATCTTTTGTTAAAATATGGGATTCTAACCAATCATTGGCAATCATCCGAGCACCACATGCTTCACATGTCCCCATAATAGGTAATTTGTCAGTCAATGTATTTGCAGTTTTCCCCTTTGGATCATCAAATACGAAATGCAGATGCAATAAATGCTTTTTGTAGTCATAAGGTCGATTGAAGTTTTGTGTTTTGTGATTACACATTGATTTGGGATA
This window harbors:
- the CTR1 gene encoding copper transport protein, putative (In S. cerevisiae: high-affinity copper transporter of the plasma membrane, mediates nearly all copper uptake under low copper conditions; transcriptionally induced at low copper levels and degraded at high copper levels); this translates as MEFLKRHEGHMHMSDPASSMAMSVTSAVMEMASSTMDMAMSSSTSSGMAMEGMDHGSSHMAMNMWLTASYKDYPVVFRDLRASTKAQAFGIFVLLFFVAFLARMLEFVRNYLEEIVWKNNNYVEVEQGISQHSANLQPPPVKSCCDDTEKEVVSDESIDKQNSPQHEETTKPRGTGKSLSLASTISRDIIRLALCIIPDLFAYSLMLAAMTYTLTYFFAVVIGSGIGRFVAERLMEHYRIKRGPPRNCC
- a CDS encoding exocyst complex subunit, putative (Similar to S. cerevisiae SEC8); protein product: MSLRRYSGSSPRINDYDSRTVDESLYSLKEVYNTIKYDWPQMLREDANPIEMAVALLDDTSVGLAHRLQEFNMLKESSEQALRSVVNEHYDLFNKSMASYNTLLTTMKTSQEDSLEIKDFLEYSNKEVHDRSAVLGELSSASAKYSEMIEVLDAMAEMNEIPGKIDQLVIDKKIHEVYDVISEGYTTAEKYNLWSLPAMNGIKTYLEEQSNKLFDMIIDELQNEIYLKYNRNPQEGAIAWDNIIHSSNPQLTSFVTLLDSKNLEQFIFNSANLDISEVVDFLTSPVKNFLVNQLPDLHAHNSKNDGVIDYKILLDSTSNPNTESFYYIYMLLLTASKLNRLNQAVEVLLDTNQSELHGLINRTIEAVKSRNGHALSKLSKMQHLDHGSLFDVIVHGSFSDSAVVLLQDLFGSIFIRCLATFQRHKVVTQIVTLLQDGKSPSTPKIVAESTPTFDSPQTGKPDTFHARNLFTIWNTIQKELKSLMLNYIYDDHNYKLHPLADTTGATNRNKISSALGKKELFKFEDVTYNPSNQTSKEILDVLADVFPGYSISDDTKNGSIIETATPYVKHESFNATVEVLVPKNLFNMRIILEFFLIFIDGSQRIFFEFEDERTRGVHTRKSFHFFEDFMKISFLSYLRNTIEFNFGEQVGGAYSMKIEQAMPVNSGLKLDLISLSQDSNFKILGNAVSNIESNLIIYENAYNFKKMFLELCLILNTSLSYRENFSGAVLKTLENFSNEYNKLYQELLSTGEGTNIVRPPSRISKWMKIPVLTEISGKILQRGVQGETAIELEELIESESKVILHDETVTHQEDLLDHEAYAQIVYLLLTTTWILSWLPLVKKESNYSIYDDEQNKTIKVSTVDKLRYNWTFLENGRQAINFTPDGTDIVQYNIYLALNSEKIGDFNNVIHNFESIRDKTLLALRYELRCKAVYFVTMSFKHVDWCPVTEPGDADHFIVNLNQEIFAMDNKLSKTVSNIERESIFLGFSQFLNDLIITRSKGVRKINSNGIKRILLNISTVQQMLRNLSSNPETIDFTKASEYFELFTMNEFNLLRFIKSKRDNYTKEAYHTLARLIYSEKLADGKGSQFNKGKYNDLIKKIDGIFEQKRET